One window from the genome of Rhinolophus ferrumequinum isolate MPI-CBG mRhiFer1 chromosome 22, mRhiFer1_v1.p, whole genome shotgun sequence encodes:
- the LRIG2 gene encoding leucine-rich repeats and immunoglobulin-like domains protein 2 isoform X3 yields MNYNELTEIPYFGEPTSNITLLSLVHNIIPEINAEAFQFYPALENLDLSSNIISEIKTSSFPRMQLKYLNLSNNRITILEAGCFDNLSSSLLVVKLNRNRISMIPPKIFKLPHLQFLELKRNRIKVVEGLTFQGLDSLRSLKMQRNGISKLKDGAFFGLDNMEELELEHNNLTEVNKGWLYGLRMLQQLYVGQNAVERISPDAWEFCQRLSELDLSYNQLTRLDESAFVGLSLLETLNLGDNRVTHIADGVFRFLSNLQTLNLRNNEISWAIEDASEAFAGLTSLTKLILQGNQIKSITKKAFIGLESLEHLDLNNNAIMSIQENAFSQTRLKELILNTNSLLCDCHLKWLLQWLVDNNFQHSVNVSCAHPEWLAGQSILNVDLKDFVCDDFLKPQIRIHPETTVALRGVNVTLACTAVSSSDSPMSAVWRKDSEILYDADIENLVRYQQHAGEALEYTSVLHLFSVNFTDEGKYQCIVTNHFGSNYSHKAKLTVNEMPSFLKTPMDLTIRTGAMARLECAAQGHPAPQISWQKDGGTDFPAARERRMHVMPEDDVFFIANVKIEDMGIYSCMAQNIAGGRSANASLTVLETPSFIRPLEDKAVSRGETAVLQCIAGGSPAPRLNWTKDDGPLLVTERHFFAAANQLLIIVDAGLEDAGKYTCIMSNTLGTERGHIYLNVISSPNCDSSQSGTGHEDDGWTTVGIVIIVVVCCVVGTSLIWVIVIYHMRRKSEDYSITNTEELNLPADIPSYLSSQGTLSEPQEGYSTSEAGSHQQLMPPASGYFHKATDGGTATRVICSDCYDNANIYSRTREYCPYTYIAEEDLLDQTLSSLMVQMPKETYLAHPSQDAATLESLVLSADREVSAFPTNHERINEKKLPSTQMSNETFQRPLWNVSKELGLPHLPFSQQPVLESPQLHANEGLAESGPDCSASPTPCHRSPDHAFDFSRTRNVQDGSEGT; encoded by the exons ATGAATTACAATGAGCTAACAGAAATCCCATATTTTGGAGAACCAACCTCTAATATTACTCTACTGTCATT AGTCCATAATAtaatcccagaaataaatgcagagGCTTTCCAGTTTTACCCTGCTCTTGAGAATTTAGATCTCAGCTCAAATATAATATCAGAAATCAAGACATCTTCATTTCCTCGAATGCAGCTTAAATACCT GAACTTGAGTAATAATAGGATAACCATTCTGGAGGCTGGTTGCTTCGATAATTTATCGAGTTCCTTGTTAGTGGTAAAGTTAAACCGAAACAGAATTAGCATGATTCCACCCAAAATCTTCAAACTGCCTCACCTCCAGTTCTT GGAACTTAAAAGAAACAGGATTAAAGTTGTGGAAGGTCTAACATTCCAAGGGCTTGACTCCTTAAGATCTTTGAAAATGCAGCGGAATGGAATTAGCAAACTTAAGGATGGCGCTTTTTTTGGCTTGGATAACATGGAAGAACT AGAACTGGAGCATAATAACCTTACAGAAGTGAACAAGGGGTGGTTGTATGGCTTGCGAATGCTACAGCAGCTCTATGTGGGCCAGAACGCTGTTGAAAGAATCAGCCCTGATGCCTGGGAGTTCTGCCAAAGACTGTCCGAACT tgaTTTGTCCTATAACCAGTTGACCCGCCTGGATGAATCTGCCTTTGTGGGTCTGAGCTTACTGGAGACATTGAATTTAGGGGACAACAGAGTCACTCACATTGCTGATGGTGTCTTTAGGTTTCTTTCCAATCTTCAGACACT aaacttaagaaacaatgaaatttcaTGGGCCATAGAAGATGCTAGTGAAGCCTTTGCTGGACTCACAAGTCTCACTAAgtt aatctTACAAGGAAATCAGATTAAATCAATTACAAAGAAAGCATTCATTGGGCTTGAATCCCTTGAGCATCT aGATTTGAACAACAATGCTATAATGTCTATCCAAGAAAATGCTTTTTCTCAGACTCGCTTGAAAGAACT CATCCTGAACACTAACAGTTTGCTCTGTGACTGCCATTTGAAGTGGTTGCTTCAGTGGCTGGTTGATAATAACTTCCAACACTCTGTGAATGTCAGCTGTGCACATCCTGAATGGCTGGCAGGGCAAAGCATCCTGAATGTGGATCTGAAAGATTTTGTCTgtg ATGATTTTCTCAAGCCACAGATAAGAATACATCCTGAAACCACAGTTGCCCTAAGAGGCGTGAACGTGACCCTGGCGTGCACTGCAGTGAGCAGCAGTGACTCACCCATGTCTGCTGTGTGGCGCAAAGACAGCGAAATCTTGTATGATGCCGACATTGAGAACTTGGTTCGTTATCAGCAGCACGCTGGAGAAGCTCTAGAATATACTAGTGTCTTACATCTTTTCAGTGTGaatttcacagatgaaggaaaATACCAGTGCATCGTTACTAATCACTTTGGTTCTAATTATTCTCATAAAGCCAAACTGACTGTGAATG agatgccatctttcctgaaAACCCCAATGGATCTGACTATTCGCACTGGTGCCATGGCCAGACTAGAATGCGCTGCACAGGGCCACCCTGCACCTCAGATTTCCTGGCAGAAAGATGGCGGCACCGACTTTCCTGCAGCTCGGGAAAGACGCATGCATGTCATGCCTGAGGATGATGTCTTCTTCATTGCAAACGTGAAAATAGAAGACATGGGAATCTATAGCTGCATGGCACAAAATATAGCAGGAGGCCGCTCAGCAAATGCCTCCCTCACAGTGTTGG AGACACCGTCGTTTATTAGACCCCTGGAGGACAAAGCAGTGAGCCGAGGTGAAACTGCAGTCTTGCAGTGCATAGCCGGGGGGAGTCCTGCCCCTCGCCTCAACTGGACCAAGGACGATGGCCCACTGCTGGTGACAGAACGGCACTTCTTTGCTGCAGCCAACCAGCTGCTCATCATTGTCGACGCCGGGCTCGAAGATGCTGGGAAATACACCTGCATTATGTCTAACACCCTTGGGACAGAACGTGGTCACATTTACCTCAATGTCATTTCCTCCCCCAATTGTGACTCTTCCCAGAGTGGCACTGGGCACGAGGATGACGGCTGGACCACAGTGGGCATTGTGATCATCGTGGTGGTCTGCTGTGTTGTGGGCACCTCTCTGATCTGGGTCATTGTCATTTACCACATGAGAAGGAAAAGTGAAGACTACAGCATCACCAACACAG AGGAGCTGAATCTGCCTGCAGACATTCCCAGCTACTTATCTTCCCAGGGAACACTGTCTGAGCCACAGGAAGGCTACAGCACCTCCGAGGCCGGCAGTCATCAGCAGCTTATGCCTCCTGCCAGTGGGTATTTCCACAAAGCCACGGATG GTGGCACTGCTACCCGGGTCATCTGCTCAGATTGTTACGACAATGCCAACATCTACTCCAGGACCCGAGAATACTGTCCGTACACCTATATTGCTGAGGAGGACCTTTTAGATCAGACACTGTCCAGCCTCATGGTCCAGATGCCCAAAGAGACATACTTGGCACATCCTTCCCAAGATGCTGCTACCCTGGAGAGCCTGGTCTTATCAGCAGACAGAGAGGTGTCTGCCTTTCCCACCAACCACGAGAGGATAAATGAGAAGAAGCTTCCCTCCACACAGATGAGCAATG AAACATTTCAACGGCCTCTGTGGAACGTAAGCAAAGAGCTAGGCCTGCCTCATCTTCCCTTTTCCCAGCAACCGGTCCTTGAGTCGCCACAACTTCATGCAAATGAGGGCCTGGCAGAGAGTGGTCCAGACTGTTCCGCGTCCCCCACGCCTTGTCACAGGTCACCTGACCATGCTTTTGATTTTAGTAGGACTCGGAACGTTCAAGATGGTAGTGAGGGCACATGA
- the LRIG2 gene encoding leucine-rich repeats and immunoglobulin-like domains protein 2 isoform X2 produces the protein MAPAPRGVREEPLLESGSGPLSRLLFLAQAFLLLLPAARAGLCPAPCSCRIPLLDCSRRKLPAPSWRALSSPLPPDIASLDLSHNRLSHWNVSLESQTLQEVRMNYNELTEIPYFGEPTSNITLLSLVHNIIPEINAEAFQFYPALENLDLSSNIISEIKTSSFPRMQLKYLNLSNNRITILEAGCFDNLSSSLLVVKLNRNRISMIPPKIFKLPHLQFLELKRNRIKVVEGLTFQGLDSLRSLKMQRNGISKLKDGAFFGLDNMEELELEHNNLTEVNKGWLYGLRMLQQLYVGQNAVERISPDAWEFCQRLSELDLSYNQLTRLDESAFVGLSLLETLNLGDNRVTHIADGVFRFLSNLQTLNLRNNEISWAIEDASEAFAGLTSLTKLILQGNQIKSITKKAFIGLESLEHLDLNNNAIMSIQENAFSQTRLKELILNTNSLLCDCHLKWLLQWLVDNNFQHSVNVSCAHPEWLAGQSILNVDLKDFVCDDFLKPQIRIHPETTVALRGVNVTLACTAVSSSDSPMSAVWRKDSEILYDADIENLVRYQQHAGEALEYTSVLHLFSVNFTDEGKYQCIVTNHFGSNYSHKAKLTVNEMPSFLKTPMDLTIRTGAMARLECAAQGHPAPQISWQKDGGTDFPAARERRMHVMPEDDVFFIANVKIEDMGIYSCMAQNIAGGRSANASLTVLETPSFIRPLEDKAVSRGETAVLQCIAGGSPAPRLNWTKDDGPLLVTERHFFAAANQLLIIVDAGLEDAGKYTCIMSNTLGTERGHIYLNVISSPNCDSSQSGTGHEDDGWTTVGIVIIVVVCCVVGTSLIWVIVIYHMRRKSEDYSITNTEELNLPADIPSYLSSQGTLSEPQEGYSTSEAGSHQQLMPPASGTATRVICSDCYDNANIYSRTREYCPYTYIAEEDLLDQTLSSLMVQMPKETYLAHPSQDAATLESLVLSADREVSAFPTNHERINEKKLPSTQMSNETFQRPLWNVSKELGLPHLPFSQQPVLESPQLHANEGLAESGPDCSASPTPCHRSPDHAFDFSRTRNVQDGSEGT, from the exons GAGAATGAATTACAATGAGCTAACAGAAATCCCATATTTTGGAGAACCAACCTCTAATATTACTCTACTGTCATT AGTCCATAATAtaatcccagaaataaatgcagagGCTTTCCAGTTTTACCCTGCTCTTGAGAATTTAGATCTCAGCTCAAATATAATATCAGAAATCAAGACATCTTCATTTCCTCGAATGCAGCTTAAATACCT GAACTTGAGTAATAATAGGATAACCATTCTGGAGGCTGGTTGCTTCGATAATTTATCGAGTTCCTTGTTAGTGGTAAAGTTAAACCGAAACAGAATTAGCATGATTCCACCCAAAATCTTCAAACTGCCTCACCTCCAGTTCTT GGAACTTAAAAGAAACAGGATTAAAGTTGTGGAAGGTCTAACATTCCAAGGGCTTGACTCCTTAAGATCTTTGAAAATGCAGCGGAATGGAATTAGCAAACTTAAGGATGGCGCTTTTTTTGGCTTGGATAACATGGAAGAACT AGAACTGGAGCATAATAACCTTACAGAAGTGAACAAGGGGTGGTTGTATGGCTTGCGAATGCTACAGCAGCTCTATGTGGGCCAGAACGCTGTTGAAAGAATCAGCCCTGATGCCTGGGAGTTCTGCCAAAGACTGTCCGAACT tgaTTTGTCCTATAACCAGTTGACCCGCCTGGATGAATCTGCCTTTGTGGGTCTGAGCTTACTGGAGACATTGAATTTAGGGGACAACAGAGTCACTCACATTGCTGATGGTGTCTTTAGGTTTCTTTCCAATCTTCAGACACT aaacttaagaaacaatgaaatttcaTGGGCCATAGAAGATGCTAGTGAAGCCTTTGCTGGACTCACAAGTCTCACTAAgtt aatctTACAAGGAAATCAGATTAAATCAATTACAAAGAAAGCATTCATTGGGCTTGAATCCCTTGAGCATCT aGATTTGAACAACAATGCTATAATGTCTATCCAAGAAAATGCTTTTTCTCAGACTCGCTTGAAAGAACT CATCCTGAACACTAACAGTTTGCTCTGTGACTGCCATTTGAAGTGGTTGCTTCAGTGGCTGGTTGATAATAACTTCCAACACTCTGTGAATGTCAGCTGTGCACATCCTGAATGGCTGGCAGGGCAAAGCATCCTGAATGTGGATCTGAAAGATTTTGTCTgtg ATGATTTTCTCAAGCCACAGATAAGAATACATCCTGAAACCACAGTTGCCCTAAGAGGCGTGAACGTGACCCTGGCGTGCACTGCAGTGAGCAGCAGTGACTCACCCATGTCTGCTGTGTGGCGCAAAGACAGCGAAATCTTGTATGATGCCGACATTGAGAACTTGGTTCGTTATCAGCAGCACGCTGGAGAAGCTCTAGAATATACTAGTGTCTTACATCTTTTCAGTGTGaatttcacagatgaaggaaaATACCAGTGCATCGTTACTAATCACTTTGGTTCTAATTATTCTCATAAAGCCAAACTGACTGTGAATG agatgccatctttcctgaaAACCCCAATGGATCTGACTATTCGCACTGGTGCCATGGCCAGACTAGAATGCGCTGCACAGGGCCACCCTGCACCTCAGATTTCCTGGCAGAAAGATGGCGGCACCGACTTTCCTGCAGCTCGGGAAAGACGCATGCATGTCATGCCTGAGGATGATGTCTTCTTCATTGCAAACGTGAAAATAGAAGACATGGGAATCTATAGCTGCATGGCACAAAATATAGCAGGAGGCCGCTCAGCAAATGCCTCCCTCACAGTGTTGG AGACACCGTCGTTTATTAGACCCCTGGAGGACAAAGCAGTGAGCCGAGGTGAAACTGCAGTCTTGCAGTGCATAGCCGGGGGGAGTCCTGCCCCTCGCCTCAACTGGACCAAGGACGATGGCCCACTGCTGGTGACAGAACGGCACTTCTTTGCTGCAGCCAACCAGCTGCTCATCATTGTCGACGCCGGGCTCGAAGATGCTGGGAAATACACCTGCATTATGTCTAACACCCTTGGGACAGAACGTGGTCACATTTACCTCAATGTCATTTCCTCCCCCAATTGTGACTCTTCCCAGAGTGGCACTGGGCACGAGGATGACGGCTGGACCACAGTGGGCATTGTGATCATCGTGGTGGTCTGCTGTGTTGTGGGCACCTCTCTGATCTGGGTCATTGTCATTTACCACATGAGAAGGAAAAGTGAAGACTACAGCATCACCAACACAG AGGAGCTGAATCTGCCTGCAGACATTCCCAGCTACTTATCTTCCCAGGGAACACTGTCTGAGCCACAGGAAGGCTACAGCACCTCCGAGGCCGGCAGTCATCAGCAGCTTATGCCTCCTGCCA GTGGCACTGCTACCCGGGTCATCTGCTCAGATTGTTACGACAATGCCAACATCTACTCCAGGACCCGAGAATACTGTCCGTACACCTATATTGCTGAGGAGGACCTTTTAGATCAGACACTGTCCAGCCTCATGGTCCAGATGCCCAAAGAGACATACTTGGCACATCCTTCCCAAGATGCTGCTACCCTGGAGAGCCTGGTCTTATCAGCAGACAGAGAGGTGTCTGCCTTTCCCACCAACCACGAGAGGATAAATGAGAAGAAGCTTCCCTCCACACAGATGAGCAATG AAACATTTCAACGGCCTCTGTGGAACGTAAGCAAAGAGCTAGGCCTGCCTCATCTTCCCTTTTCCCAGCAACCGGTCCTTGAGTCGCCACAACTTCATGCAAATGAGGGCCTGGCAGAGAGTGGTCCAGACTGTTCCGCGTCCCCCACGCCTTGTCACAGGTCACCTGACCATGCTTTTGATTTTAGTAGGACTCGGAACGTTCAAGATGGTAGTGAGGGCACATGA
- the LRIG2 gene encoding leucine-rich repeats and immunoglobulin-like domains protein 2 isoform X1 yields the protein MAPAPRGVREEPLLESGSGPLSRLLFLAQAFLLLLPAARAGLCPAPCSCRIPLLDCSRRKLPAPSWRALSSPLPPDIASLDLSHNRLSHWNVSLESQTLQEVRMNYNELTEIPYFGEPTSNITLLSLVHNIIPEINAEAFQFYPALENLDLSSNIISEIKTSSFPRMQLKYLNLSNNRITILEAGCFDNLSSSLLVVKLNRNRISMIPPKIFKLPHLQFLELKRNRIKVVEGLTFQGLDSLRSLKMQRNGISKLKDGAFFGLDNMEELELEHNNLTEVNKGWLYGLRMLQQLYVGQNAVERISPDAWEFCQRLSELDLSYNQLTRLDESAFVGLSLLETLNLGDNRVTHIADGVFRFLSNLQTLNLRNNEISWAIEDASEAFAGLTSLTKLILQGNQIKSITKKAFIGLESLEHLDLNNNAIMSIQENAFSQTRLKELILNTNSLLCDCHLKWLLQWLVDNNFQHSVNVSCAHPEWLAGQSILNVDLKDFVCDDFLKPQIRIHPETTVALRGVNVTLACTAVSSSDSPMSAVWRKDSEILYDADIENLVRYQQHAGEALEYTSVLHLFSVNFTDEGKYQCIVTNHFGSNYSHKAKLTVNEMPSFLKTPMDLTIRTGAMARLECAAQGHPAPQISWQKDGGTDFPAARERRMHVMPEDDVFFIANVKIEDMGIYSCMAQNIAGGRSANASLTVLETPSFIRPLEDKAVSRGETAVLQCIAGGSPAPRLNWTKDDGPLLVTERHFFAAANQLLIIVDAGLEDAGKYTCIMSNTLGTERGHIYLNVISSPNCDSSQSGTGHEDDGWTTVGIVIIVVVCCVVGTSLIWVIVIYHMRRKSEDYSITNTEELNLPADIPSYLSSQGTLSEPQEGYSTSEAGSHQQLMPPASGYFHKATDGGTATRVICSDCYDNANIYSRTREYCPYTYIAEEDLLDQTLSSLMVQMPKETYLAHPSQDAATLESLVLSADREVSAFPTNHERINEKKLPSTQMSNETFQRPLWNVSKELGLPHLPFSQQPVLESPQLHANEGLAESGPDCSASPTPCHRSPDHAFDFSRTRNVQDGSEGT from the exons GAGAATGAATTACAATGAGCTAACAGAAATCCCATATTTTGGAGAACCAACCTCTAATATTACTCTACTGTCATT AGTCCATAATAtaatcccagaaataaatgcagagGCTTTCCAGTTTTACCCTGCTCTTGAGAATTTAGATCTCAGCTCAAATATAATATCAGAAATCAAGACATCTTCATTTCCTCGAATGCAGCTTAAATACCT GAACTTGAGTAATAATAGGATAACCATTCTGGAGGCTGGTTGCTTCGATAATTTATCGAGTTCCTTGTTAGTGGTAAAGTTAAACCGAAACAGAATTAGCATGATTCCACCCAAAATCTTCAAACTGCCTCACCTCCAGTTCTT GGAACTTAAAAGAAACAGGATTAAAGTTGTGGAAGGTCTAACATTCCAAGGGCTTGACTCCTTAAGATCTTTGAAAATGCAGCGGAATGGAATTAGCAAACTTAAGGATGGCGCTTTTTTTGGCTTGGATAACATGGAAGAACT AGAACTGGAGCATAATAACCTTACAGAAGTGAACAAGGGGTGGTTGTATGGCTTGCGAATGCTACAGCAGCTCTATGTGGGCCAGAACGCTGTTGAAAGAATCAGCCCTGATGCCTGGGAGTTCTGCCAAAGACTGTCCGAACT tgaTTTGTCCTATAACCAGTTGACCCGCCTGGATGAATCTGCCTTTGTGGGTCTGAGCTTACTGGAGACATTGAATTTAGGGGACAACAGAGTCACTCACATTGCTGATGGTGTCTTTAGGTTTCTTTCCAATCTTCAGACACT aaacttaagaaacaatgaaatttcaTGGGCCATAGAAGATGCTAGTGAAGCCTTTGCTGGACTCACAAGTCTCACTAAgtt aatctTACAAGGAAATCAGATTAAATCAATTACAAAGAAAGCATTCATTGGGCTTGAATCCCTTGAGCATCT aGATTTGAACAACAATGCTATAATGTCTATCCAAGAAAATGCTTTTTCTCAGACTCGCTTGAAAGAACT CATCCTGAACACTAACAGTTTGCTCTGTGACTGCCATTTGAAGTGGTTGCTTCAGTGGCTGGTTGATAATAACTTCCAACACTCTGTGAATGTCAGCTGTGCACATCCTGAATGGCTGGCAGGGCAAAGCATCCTGAATGTGGATCTGAAAGATTTTGTCTgtg ATGATTTTCTCAAGCCACAGATAAGAATACATCCTGAAACCACAGTTGCCCTAAGAGGCGTGAACGTGACCCTGGCGTGCACTGCAGTGAGCAGCAGTGACTCACCCATGTCTGCTGTGTGGCGCAAAGACAGCGAAATCTTGTATGATGCCGACATTGAGAACTTGGTTCGTTATCAGCAGCACGCTGGAGAAGCTCTAGAATATACTAGTGTCTTACATCTTTTCAGTGTGaatttcacagatgaaggaaaATACCAGTGCATCGTTACTAATCACTTTGGTTCTAATTATTCTCATAAAGCCAAACTGACTGTGAATG agatgccatctttcctgaaAACCCCAATGGATCTGACTATTCGCACTGGTGCCATGGCCAGACTAGAATGCGCTGCACAGGGCCACCCTGCACCTCAGATTTCCTGGCAGAAAGATGGCGGCACCGACTTTCCTGCAGCTCGGGAAAGACGCATGCATGTCATGCCTGAGGATGATGTCTTCTTCATTGCAAACGTGAAAATAGAAGACATGGGAATCTATAGCTGCATGGCACAAAATATAGCAGGAGGCCGCTCAGCAAATGCCTCCCTCACAGTGTTGG AGACACCGTCGTTTATTAGACCCCTGGAGGACAAAGCAGTGAGCCGAGGTGAAACTGCAGTCTTGCAGTGCATAGCCGGGGGGAGTCCTGCCCCTCGCCTCAACTGGACCAAGGACGATGGCCCACTGCTGGTGACAGAACGGCACTTCTTTGCTGCAGCCAACCAGCTGCTCATCATTGTCGACGCCGGGCTCGAAGATGCTGGGAAATACACCTGCATTATGTCTAACACCCTTGGGACAGAACGTGGTCACATTTACCTCAATGTCATTTCCTCCCCCAATTGTGACTCTTCCCAGAGTGGCACTGGGCACGAGGATGACGGCTGGACCACAGTGGGCATTGTGATCATCGTGGTGGTCTGCTGTGTTGTGGGCACCTCTCTGATCTGGGTCATTGTCATTTACCACATGAGAAGGAAAAGTGAAGACTACAGCATCACCAACACAG AGGAGCTGAATCTGCCTGCAGACATTCCCAGCTACTTATCTTCCCAGGGAACACTGTCTGAGCCACAGGAAGGCTACAGCACCTCCGAGGCCGGCAGTCATCAGCAGCTTATGCCTCCTGCCAGTGGGTATTTCCACAAAGCCACGGATG GTGGCACTGCTACCCGGGTCATCTGCTCAGATTGTTACGACAATGCCAACATCTACTCCAGGACCCGAGAATACTGTCCGTACACCTATATTGCTGAGGAGGACCTTTTAGATCAGACACTGTCCAGCCTCATGGTCCAGATGCCCAAAGAGACATACTTGGCACATCCTTCCCAAGATGCTGCTACCCTGGAGAGCCTGGTCTTATCAGCAGACAGAGAGGTGTCTGCCTTTCCCACCAACCACGAGAGGATAAATGAGAAGAAGCTTCCCTCCACACAGATGAGCAATG AAACATTTCAACGGCCTCTGTGGAACGTAAGCAAAGAGCTAGGCCTGCCTCATCTTCCCTTTTCCCAGCAACCGGTCCTTGAGTCGCCACAACTTCATGCAAATGAGGGCCTGGCAGAGAGTGGTCCAGACTGTTCCGCGTCCCCCACGCCTTGTCACAGGTCACCTGACCATGCTTTTGATTTTAGTAGGACTCGGAACGTTCAAGATGGTAGTGAGGGCACATGA